The sequence AAGAAATTGGGATTAACCAATACCTTGCGGATGGGAATCAATTGGAGAGTATCGTTGTATCTCCTTTACATCATTACCCAGAAAAATTCTGGAATGAGCTGACAGTGATGTCCATTATTAAATCTGCAATATCATCCTATAGAATCGATGTTCATAAGATAAATCTGATGGGTATGAGTAGGGGGGGGTATGCTGCTTGGAGGCTAGCAATTGAACATCCAGATTTTTGGTCTTCCTGTGTTGTAGCTGGCGGTGCAAGTGCACCTTTTGTCTACGCTTTTCGAATACCAACACTACCTGTGTGGGCTTTTCATGGGGCTAAGGATGAAATT comes from SAR324 cluster bacterium and encodes:
- a CDS encoding dienelactone hydrolase family protein, with amino-acid sequence MKRIICKRDKHNAIDIDYLVYKPDSYEKNTEYRHPLIVFLHGGSVEENAFDALKEIGINQYLADGNQLESIVVSPLHHYPEKFWNELTVMSIIKSAISSYRIDVHKINLMGMSRGGYAAWRLAIEHPDFWSSCVVAGGASAPFVYAFRIPTLPVWAFHGAKDEIVPISVTENMVKQLKSIGSNVKFTVVPEGGHDSICWDKAFSDPSVYEWILQQRRS